The following coding sequences lie in one Peribacillus frigoritolerans genomic window:
- a CDS encoding DUF1641 domain-containing protein, which yields MVDVATKPEHETLNISANQEQLDILDQLLKPEVQESLNTLVEQLPKLTELVNILTKSYDFAQSVATDDVLKNDTVSAISEIATPVVGSVKGLAANAIEAKDRAEANTDVIGLFGLLRMMKDPQAQKLFRFAQAFLEVSSERKNQK from the coding sequence ATGGTAGATGTAGCCACAAAACCTGAACATGAAACACTTAATATTTCTGCAAACCAAGAACAATTGGATATCCTAGATCAGCTTTTAAAGCCTGAGGTTCAGGAATCATTGAACACTTTAGTTGAGCAGTTACCAAAACTGACTGAGTTAGTGAATATTTTAACAAAGTCTTATGATTTCGCTCAATCGGTTGCGACTGATGATGTTTTGAAAAATGATACGGTCAGCGCCATTTCGGAGATCGCTACACCTGTAGTGGGCTCAGTGAAAGGGCTTGCGGCTAATGCCATTGAAGCTAAGGATCGTGCAGAAGCGAATACTGATGTGATCGGTCTTTTTGGTCTGTTAAGAATGATGAAAGATCCGCAAGCACAAAAGCTTTTCCGTTTCGCCCAAGCTTTTCTTGAAGTCTCTTCAGAACGTAAAAACCAAAAATAA
- a CDS encoding NAD(P)/FAD-dependent oxidoreductase codes for MSKQIVILGAGYAGLLSALSVREYYKRDEVQVTVVNQFPTHQIITELHRLAGGSISEQAVSIPLEKLFKGKDIDLVISKVESFSVDNKEVKLANGSTLSYDALVVALGSQTGFFGIPGLEENSMVLKSVNDANKIYKHIEDRIREYAQTNNEADATIVIGGGGLTGVELIGEIVDHFPKIAKKFGVDFKDLKIKLVEAGPKILPVLPDHLIERAMTSLEARGVEFLTGLPVTGVKGNQIELKDGQTITANTLVWTGGVAALPVVGESGLEVDRGKATVNEYLQSKSHKDVFVVGDSAVAFPPEGGRPYAPTAQNAWQMGELVGYNLFAAFEGKKLEAFSPVNSGTLASLGRKDAVATVGANNTSLKGLPATLMKEASNVRYLSHIKALFSLAY; via the coding sequence ATGTCAAAACAAATCGTCATCTTAGGTGCGGGTTACGCTGGATTGCTATCTGCCTTATCCGTACGTGAATATTACAAAAGAGATGAAGTGCAGGTTACAGTGGTGAACCAATTTCCAACGCACCAAATCATCACCGAATTGCACCGTCTTGCAGGCGGATCCATTTCCGAACAAGCCGTTTCCATTCCGTTGGAAAAGCTTTTCAAAGGAAAAGATATCGACCTTGTCATTTCCAAAGTGGAGTCTTTCTCAGTCGATAACAAAGAAGTGAAACTTGCCAATGGTTCCACTTTATCTTATGATGCCCTGGTCGTTGCTTTGGGAAGCCAAACAGGATTCTTCGGCATTCCGGGACTTGAGGAAAACAGCATGGTCTTGAAATCCGTAAATGATGCAAACAAGATCTACAAACATATCGAAGATCGCATTCGCGAATATGCACAAACAAATAATGAAGCGGACGCAACCATCGTGATCGGCGGCGGCGGATTGACGGGCGTCGAGCTAATCGGTGAAATCGTGGATCACTTCCCTAAAATCGCTAAAAAGTTCGGAGTGGACTTCAAGGACTTGAAAATCAAGCTTGTGGAAGCTGGTCCAAAAATCCTTCCGGTCCTGCCTGACCACTTAATCGAACGTGCGATGACAAGCTTGGAAGCACGCGGCGTTGAGTTCTTGACAGGTCTGCCTGTAACGGGTGTTAAAGGCAATCAAATCGAATTGAAAGATGGACAAACGATAACGGCCAATACGCTTGTTTGGACAGGTGGAGTTGCGGCTCTTCCTGTCGTAGGCGAATCAGGCCTTGAAGTGGACCGCGGCAAAGCAACCGTTAATGAGTATTTGCAATCCAAATCCCATAAAGACGTATTCGTTGTCGGAGACAGTGCCGTTGCTTTCCCTCCAGAAGGCGGCCGTCCATACGCACCTACTGCTCAAAATGCTTGGCAAATGGGTGAGCTTGTTGGTTACAACCTATTTGCAGCCTTTGAAGGCAAGAAACTTGAAGCATTTTCACCTGTAAACTCAGGTACACTTGCGAGCCTTGGCCGTAAGGATGCGGTGGCAACGGTTGGGGCCAATAACACGTCCCTTAAAGGCCTTCCGGCTACATTGATGAAAGAAGCAAGTAATGTTCGCTATCTATCACACATTAAAGCCCTATTCAGCTTGGCTTATTAA